Below is a window of Nocardia asteroides DNA.
GGTATTTCCTTCAGGAACCATTCGACGAAGTCGGCGGTGCGGCCCACCGGTACCTCGATGTCCTGGACGACCCGCTCCTGCGGCGGATTGCCCTTGCGGGCCTCCATCCGGTCGCCGAAGTGGTACTTGCGGTCGAGGGCGACCAGCTTCCAGTAGAAGCTGCTGCGCCGCAGCGACTTCGGCCAGAACCGGCGGATCTTGGGGTTCTGCGTGCCGAAGGCGCGGGAGCACCAGAACCAGTCGGTGTCCCAGCGCCACAGGTAGTCGTGGATGGTCAGCCGGTCGCGCTCGACGCCGTCGGCGTGCTGCAACGAGCGGTAGTAGATGTCCATCCCGGTGTAGTCGCTCACCGGGCCCGGTTCGTCGGTCTGCCTGCCCAGGGTCAGGTAGCTCTCGGTCGCGGTGAAGACCACGCCGTCGAGATAGTCGACCTGTTCGCCCTGGTAGCTGCGCTCGGTGACGATGCGTTCCAGTTCGGCTTCCAGCGCGCGCAGATCGTGGAAGCGCACGTGGCGCAGGGCGACGAAGGGCTTGACCGGCTCCAGCTCGATCTTCAGCCGGACGGTGTAGCCCAGGGTGCCGTAGGAGTTGGGGAAGCCCCGGAACAGATCAGCGCCCTCGCCGGTGGGCTTGATCGTGATGATCTCGCCGGAGCCGGTCAGCACGTCCATTTCCAGCACGGATTCGTGCGGCAGGCCGCTGCGGAACGAGCTCGACTCGATGCCGAGGCCGGTGACCGCGCCGCCGAGGGTGATGGTCTTGAGCTGCGGAACCACCAGCGGGGCCAGCCCGTAGGGCAGGGTCGCCGCCACCAGTTCCTCGTAGGTGGTCATCCCGGCGACGTCGGCGGTCCTGGCCACCGGGTCCACCGCGATCACCCGCCCCAGGCCGGAGACGTCCAGGCCGGGGGCGTTGCTGGCCGCCCTGGCCCGGAACAGGTTGGAGGTCTTCTTGGCCAAGCGCACGACAGCACCGGGCGGGATGGCGCGATAGCTTGCCAGCAGTCGCTCCACACCCTCCCGGTGCGCGGCGTATCCAGACTCGCGTGCGGCCGGTTCGTGGCCGGCCCTACCCAAAAGACTCACTGCCACCCGTTCGACGCTAGTACGACGGTGCCCGCCGAGCCACCGGATAGTCCTACGCCACGACGAAATGTCACGCACATGTTTCCCTTTTCGCCCAACCTGGTCGGGCGATCCGGAAAGCGGCAGGGCAGGATGTAACCCGGTCGAGATATCGCACCCCGACAAGGAGTCAACAGTGGGACAGGTCAGCGCCAGCAGTTCGATCGTCGTCGCCGCGGATCCGCAGCGCGCCCTCGAAGCGATCGGTGACTACGAGACGGTCCGTCCGCGCATCCTCTCCTCGCACTACCGCGACTACAAGGTCGTCGAGGGCGGCAAGGGCGCGGGCACCGTGGTGGAGTGGACGCTGCAGGCCACCGAGAAGCGCTCGCGCAACGTGCGCGCCGAGGTCACGGTGTCGGATTCGATCCTCACCGAGCGCGACGCCAACTCCTCGATGGTCAACACCTGGACCGTCACCCCGGACGGCGCCGGTTCGCAGGTCACCCTGCGCACCACCTGGACCGGTGCGGGCGGCATCTCCGGCATCTTCGAGGGCATCTTCGCCCCGCTCGGCCTGAAGAAGATCCAGGCCGAGGTGCTGGGCAACCTTCAGCGCGAACTGGCCTGACCGGGCCGGAATTGCCGTCGAGGGCCGTACCGCGTGGATCGCGGTACGGCCCTCGACGCGTTCTACTCCGATTTGCCGATGTCGAAGAGGTTGCCCTCCGGGTCGGCCAGGGTGATCCACTGCTGGCCGTACTCGTCGAAGTCGCCGATGTGCTTGGCGCCCAGGCTGATCGCGCGCTCGGCGTAGTCGCGCCATTCGGCGGAGGCGAAATCCAGGTGCACGGTGTTCTTGCCCGGCGTCTTGTCCGGGACCTGGATGAACATGAGCACCGGCAGCGTGCCCGCGGTCTTGCCGACGGTGGCGAAGAACGCCGAGGCCTCCGGGTCGACGGGGCGGTCGAGCAGCTGGGCGTAGAACTGCGCCAGCGCGCTCGCGTCGTGGCAATCGAACGTGACGTTGCCGAGGGCCAGGGTCATCGGTTTTCTCCTTCGGTGATGGGCCAGCACACTTCGGTGCGGTAGTCGGCCGGGTTGTCGGTGAGGTCGGGTCCGACGAGATAGCGCTCGCGGACCGGTTCGCCGGGTGCGAGGGTGTCGTGCTCGGCGACGTGGCTGCCGAGCGCGCCGTAGGTGCGGTCGAAGTCCTCGAACGCGCCGGTGTGCACCGCGATGGCGAAGCGCTGCGCGCCGAATTCGGTGATCCCGAGTCCGGCGGGTGGAACGAGAGCCGCACCGGGCGGCAGCGGGACGTACGCGGTGACCGCGCCCGCGGCCTCGGTGAAGAACTCGGTCGAATAGGTCGCGCCCGCGACGCCGGCCGGGGTGGTTCCGGTGGCGAGCAGGCTGGTGTACAGCCGCTCGAAGGCGGTGCCGCACCAGTCGGCGATGGCGGTGCGGTCGACGACCTCGGTGAGCGTGAGCGCGGTGAACGCCGGTTCGACCCGGTAGTCGACCCGCAGCGGCGGCGCGGGCGCGGTGAGCAGCGCGCGCAGCGAGGCCACCACCTCGCGGGTGCGCTGCAACTCGGCCTCCATCCGGGCCAGGTGGGCGCGCAGGGTGGCGTCGCGGTCGGCCGGGTCGGCGGCGGCGAGCACGGTGCGGATCTCGGGCAGCGGCATGTCGAGATCGCGCAGCCTGCGGATCAGGTGCGCGCGTTCCACCTGGTCGGTGGCGTAGCGCCGGTATCCGGTGCCTGCGTCCACCGCGACCGGTTCGAGCAGGTCGATCTCGTGGTAGTAGCGCAGGGTCTTGACACTCAGGTGCGTGAGGCGGGCGAACTCGCCGATCGCCACGGTGGCTGTCATACGAACCAGCCAACACCCTCCAGCGGGAGGAGAGTCAACAACTCACGCGGGTGCCAGCACGAAGGCGGCCATCAGCGGCCAGTCGTTCTCGCGCCACCACGAGTAGCCGAACCAGACGCCCGGGACGATCTCGCGGATCTCGTCGTACACCTGCGGCGTCGGCGACGGCGCGTAGTTCAGCGCCCAGGTGGGGCCGCCGTCGAGGATGGACGGCGCCCGGTAGACGTCGGCCGGGAACGCCTCGATGCCGGCGCCGGTGACGCGGTTGGTGAGGGTGCCGCCGTCGGGGCCGGTGCGGAAGACCTTGCCGATCCACAGGGCCGCCGCCTGCGGCGCGAACTGCGGCGGGCGGGTCACCCAGCCGTTGGTGACGCCGGTCGGCACGGCGCCGTCGCGCGCGTCGCGGTAGATCTGGTCCTGCTGGGTGACGTTGCAGCGAAAACGCAGCGAATCCAAGGTCGCCGCGGAGTTGCCCGGGTCGACCACGCAGCCGCCGCCGTAGTCGGCGACCGCGGCGACGGGGTCGGCGTGCGCGGTGGCCGGGCCGATGATCAGCAGGCCGGCGGCCGTGGCGAGCAGGGACGCGCGGATGACACTCATCAGTTCTCCCTCGGTTTGCCGTACCAGGTCCCGACCCCGTCCGATCCTAGGCGGGGTGGTCGCGGCTGGATCGTTCGCGAGCAGGCAGCAACCAAGCTGTTACCGCGAAGGTCACGGATAACGACCCGGTCGGTATGCCTCGTGCGGGCACCGGGTGTGGGAGTATCCCGGCGGCGCGTGAGGACTACGCTTGACGCGGACGAACTTCTAGAGAGGACGTGCTGTGCAACCCGATGGTGGTCAGTTCGATATGCAGGCTCTGCTCGCGCAGGCTCAGCAGATGCAGCAGGCGGTGATGCAGGCGCAGGCCGAGCTCGCCGAGTCCGAAGTGCAGGGTCAGGCCGGCGGCGGTCTGGTCCAGGCCACCCTCAAGGTGAGCGGCGAGGTCCAGTCGCTGACGATCGACCCCAAGGTCGTCGACCCGTCCGATGTCGACGGGCTGCAGGACCTGGTGATCGGCGCGATCAACGACGCCATGGCCAACGCGCAGAAGCTGGCCGCCGAGCGTCTCGGCCCGCTCTCGCAGGGCCTCGGCGGCGGCTCGATGCCCGGTCTGCCTGATTTCTGATGTATGAGGGGCCGGTTCAGGATCTGATCGACGAGCTGGGCAAGCTTCCCGGCGTCGGTCCGAAGAGCGCACAGCGCATCGCCTTCCACCTGTTGCAGGTGGAGCCGCCGGAGATCGACCGGTTGCAGGCCGCATTGCAGAAGGTGCGCGACGGCGTGCAGTTCTGCGTGTCGTGCGGCACTGTCGCCGACGGCGAGCTGTGCCGGATCTGTGCCGACCCGCGCCGCGACCGCACGATGATCTGTGTGGTCGAGGAACCCAAGGACGTGCAGGCGATCGAGCGCACCCGTGAGTTCCGTGGTCGCTACCACGTGCTCGGCGGTGCGCTCGATCCGCTCAGCGGCGTTGGGCCCGACCAGCTGCGGATCCGGGAACTGCTGACCCGCATCGGCAACCAGGACGACGGCGTGGACGTGAGCGAGGTGATCATCGCGACCGACCCGAACACCGAGGGCGAGGCGACGGCCACCTACCTGGTACGCATGCTGCGCGATTTCCCCGGACTCACCGTCACCCGGCTGGCCTCGGGCCTGCCGATGGGTGGGGACTTGGAGTTCGCCGACGAGCTGACCCTGGGCCGCGCCCTGTCCGGCAGGCGCGCGCTCTAGAACTCCACCCGGGTCCAGCTCACCCCGGCGCCCGCGTCGGGGTTCTCGGTGGTCCAGTCCCAGATGATGCGGGCCACCTGCGCCGGATCCTCGACGGTGGTGCCGTAGTGCCGGTCGGGCGAGCCGTCGCGGTATTCCAGGGTGTAGGGGCCGCCCGGGTCGCGGTAGGTCTGGATGTAGCGCTGCTCGCCGCGCTCGACGATCAGGTACGGGTTGGGGTCGGCCAGCCCGGCCACCCAGCGGTGCGCCAGTTCCTCGGTGAGGTACGGGAATTCGCCCGCGCCGCCGTGCGTGACGGCGATCGGCACGTGCCCGGCGGGGTCGATCAGCCAGGACAGCTGCGGGTCGTAGACGGCGTACCCGCGCGGGGTGGCCAGGTCGAAGAGCAGCGTGCGGACGAAGCCGATCGCGTCGTACGGGGACGGGATGTAGAGGGTGGAGCCGTTCGCGCCGCCCACGGATTCGACACTGAGGAACGAGTCGTCCACGGGTAGTTCGGCGTTGCGCGCGTTCAGTTCGGTGGCGATCTCCACGATCGCCGCCGACTCGGGCTGACCTTCCTGGGCGGCCAGGTACGCGTCCACCTCGTCGACGGAGGTGGCGACGCCGGACGGCAAGAGGATGTGGTCGTAGCTCACCCGGTCAGCCTACGGGGCGGTCGGTTCGCGCTGGTCGGGCAGGCAGTGTTGCCTGCGGGTTTCGACTCGGTGCCCGTCGGGAAACTCCGGTTTCGTCAGCCCGCGCCGCGCCGGTGGGGTGTGGTCAACTACAAGCATGGGCATCAAGGTGTCACTCGAGCACCGGACCGCGTACTCCTTCGACCGTCTCGTCGAGGTGCATCCGCACGAGGTGCGGTTACGGCCCGCGCCGCATTCGCGCACCCCGATCGAGGCCTATTCGCTCGAGGTGACGCCCGCCGCGCACTTCGTGAACTGGCAGCAGGACGCCTTCGGCAATTTCGTTGCGCGGCTGGTGTTCCCGGAGCCGACCAGGGAGCTGTCGATCACCGTCGGGCTGATCGCCGACCTGGAGGTGGTCAACCCGTTCGACTTCTTCGTCGAGGACTACGCCGAGTACTACCCGTTCGCCTATCCCGCGGCGCTGGCCGCCGACCTCGAGCCGTATCTGCGTCCGGTCGACGAGGACGGGCCGGGCTCGGGGCCGGGGGAGGCGCTGCGCGACTGGGTGCGGGTGCATCGCGCGCAGGGGCGGCTGCGGTCCATCGACTACCTGGTGGAACTGAACTACGCCCTGCGCAACACCGTCGACTACACCGTGCGGATGGAACCGGGCGTGCAGACACCCGACCACACCCTGCGCACCCGGCTCGGTTCCTGCCGTGATTCGGCCTGGCTGCTCGTCGGGATCCTGCGGGAGCTGGGGCTGGCGGCGCGGTTCGTGTCCGGGTATCTGGTGCAGCTCACCTCGGACACCCCGTCACTGGACGGTCCGTCGGGGCCGAGCGCCGACTTCACCGACCTGCACGCCTGGACCGAGGTGTATCTGCCCGGCGCGGGCTGGATCGGCATGGACCCCACGTCCGGGCTGTTCGCCGGTGAGGGGCACATCCCGCTGGCGGCGACCCCGCACCCCGGCGCGGCCGCGCCGATCACCGGCGCCACCGGGATCACCGAGGCCACCCTCGATTTCACCAATGTGGTCCGCCGGGTCCACGAGGACCCGCGAGTCACCCTGCCCTACACCGACTCCCAGTGGGAGCGGATCACCGCCGCAGGCGCCGCGATCGACAAGCGGATGGCCGCCGCCGACGTGGGCCTCACCATGGGCGGCGAGCCCACCTTCGTCTCCATCGACGACCAGATGAGCCCCCAGTGGACCACCGACGCCGACGGCCCGCACAAACGCGAACGCGCCGTCGACCTGTCCGACCGCCTTCGCGCCATCTATGCCCCCACCGGCCTGGTCCAGTACCGCCAGGGCAAGTGGTACCCCGGAGAACCGTTGCCGCGCTGGGAGATCGCCATCGCCTGGCGCGCCGACGGCGAGCCGGTGTGGACCCGCCAGGACCTCCTCGCCGACCCGTGGTCGCCGGTGGACGGCGAGCCGCGTCCGGGCGGGGATGCCGCGCCGTCAGCCGATCCAGGCCAGGCTCGGCCCGAGACCGCAGCAGAGCCCGCGGCGTCGGCCACGCACGGTATCGCCGAGTCCACTCCAGCCGACCAACCCGCGCCCCAGGCGACGACATCGCGGCCGAACACTGCGGCAGCACGGTCCGTGGCTGTGCCGGCGCCGGGCGGGCATACGACTGAAGTCGCGCCGCACACTGCGGTAGCCGGGTCTGTGGCTGTGCCGACGGAGGGCGGGCAGACGACTGAAGTCGCGCCGCGCACTGCGACGGGTGGGTCTGCGGCCGCGCCGAGCGGCGAACCCGAGACGGTCGGCCGATCAACGGCTGCCACGCACGAGCCGGTGGCAGGCGAGGAGGTGGCGACGCAATCGCGCACCGAGGCGGTCGAGTCCTCGGCTATGCCGACGGCGGGCGAGCAGACGACGGAGTCGCAGCCGCAGAATGCCGCTGGGTCTGCGGGTGCGCCGGTGGTCGAATCGGCGGTGGCGGGTGCGGCGCGGCGCAGTGCGCAGGCGGCGGTGGAGGCGGCGGCATCGCTGGTCGCCCATATCGCGGGCGCGCTCGGCTTGCCGGATACGCAGGTGCGTCCGGCGTTCGAGGATCCGCTGGCCCGGTTGGCCGCCACAGTGACCGCGCCGGTCGGGGAGCCGCCGGTGGACGATCTCGATCCGGCGGCGGATTCGCCGGTGGCCCGGCGGACGCTGCTCGGGCGGCTCGACGAGGCCGTCAACGATCCGGCGGCCTTCGTGCTGCCCCTGCATCGGCGGGCCGACGGTGCGGGCTGGGCCAGCGCGGACTGGCAGCTGCGCCGCGGCCGGGACGACGGTGGGCCGGGGCGGATCGTGCTGGCCGACGGCGATTCGCCCGCGGGCCTGCGGCTTCCGCTGGGCTCCGTGTCCTGGCACACGCCTCCCGCGCCGCCGGAGGCCGATCCGCTGTTCCAGGGACCGCTGCGGGCGCCGCGCGAGGAACCGCCCGCGGAACTGGAACCGGCGGACTTCACCCCGACCACCGCGCTGGTCGCCGAGGTCAGGGCGGGCCGGTTGCATGTGTTCCTGCCGCCGCTGGCCGAACTCGACGACTTCCTCGACCTGGTCGCGAAGGTGGAGGCGGCGGCCGTCGCACTCGATCAGCCGGTGGTGCTGGAGGGCTACGCGCCGCCGAACGACCCACGGCTGCACACCTTCTCGGTGACCCCCGATCCCGGCGTCATCGAGGTCAACATCATGCCGACGGGCTCGTTCGCCGAGCAGGCCGACGTACTGAGCACCCTGTACGCCCAGGCCAGGCTGGCCCGGCTGAGCACCGAGTCGTTCGAGGTGGACGGCACGCACGGCGGCACCGGCGGTGGCAACCACATCACCCTGGGCGGGGTGACGCCCGCGCGCTCGCCGCTGCTGCGCAGGCCGGATCTGCTGGTGTCGATGCTGACCTACTGGCAGCGTCATCCGGCGCTGTCGTACCTGTTCGCGGGCCGGTTCGTCGGCCCGACCTCGCAGGCGCCCCGAGCCGACGAGGGCCGCGAGGACGCGCTGTACGAACTCGAGATCGCCTTCGCCGAGATCGCCCGCCTCACCGCCGAGCAGACCGGCGGTGAACCGGCGCCCGCCGAGATCCAGTCGGCGCCATGGCATATCGACCGCGCGCTGCGTCACCTGCTGACCGACCTCACCGGCAACACCCATCGCGCCGAGTTCTGCATCGACAAGCTCTACAGTCCCGACTCCGCGCGCGGCAGGCTGGGCCTGCTGGAACTGCGCGGCTTCGAGATGCCGCCGCACTTCCAGATGGCCATGGTGCAGTCGCTGCTGGTCCGCGGCCTGGTCGCGATGTTCTGGGACCGGCCCTACCGCGCGCCGCTGCTGCGTCACGGCGCGAATCTGCACGGCCGCTACCTGCTGCCGCACTTCCTGGAAGCCGATATCGCCGAGGTCGCCGCCGACCTGCGCGCGCACGGCGTCGATTTCGACACCAGCTGGCTCGATCCCTTCACCGAGTTCCGGTTCCCGCGCATCGGCACCGCGATGATCGGCGACGCGGAACTGGAACTGCGCGGCGCGATCGAACCCTGGCTGACCCTGGGTGAGCAGACCACCGGCCAGGGCACCGCGCGCTATGTCGACTCCTCGGTCGAGCGGTTGCAGGTACGGCTGGTCGGCGCCGATCGCGGGCGGTTCGTGCTCACCTGCAACGGCATGCCGGTACCGCTGCTGGCCACCGACAAGGCCGACGTGCAGGTCGCGGGCGTGCGCTATCGCGCCTGGCAGCCGCCGAATTCGCTGCACCCGTCCATCACCGTGGACGCGCCGCTGGTCTTCGACCTGGTCGACGCCGCGACCGGCCTCTCGCACGGCGGCTGCACGTATCACGTGGCGCACCCCGGCGGCCGCGCCTACGACGACGCGCCCGTCAACGCGGTGGCGGCCCAGTCGCGTCGCAATCGCCGGTTCGAGGCCGCGGGACATACGGTGAATCCGCTCGACCCCGCCGAACTCCGTGCGAGGATCGCGGCGCAGTCGACCGATGTCGGCGCGCCGGGCATCCTGGATCTACGTCGCGCGCGCACCGTGTGGGGTGCGCACGACAACCAGTGACCACTATCAACCTCGCCCAACCACAGCACTCCCCGATCTCGAAGCGGGGACGGTCGCGTAGCGGCCGGTTCGCGGCCGTCCCGTCGGTCAGGTGCCGTTGCGTAGGCGACGAAGGAGCAAGCGACGGTGCCTGACCGACGGGACACGACGGGCCGCGAACGACGCGGCGTCCTCGCCGCCACTGACGCGGCCGAACAGTTCGCCCGGTATCGGGCCGAGAGCAAGGCGGGCTCGCGGTTCGACGAGTGCGGCAGGCCGACCCAGGGCTACTACGACGAGCTGGTCGACGGTCGCGGCCGGGTGCGCTCCATGTGGTCGGAACTCTCGGCCGACTTCGTGGACCAGGGCATCGGCGGACTCGGCCGGATCGATCACCGGGTGCGCAGGCAGATCGAGGACGACGGCGTCACCTACACCGAGGTCGGGCTCGGCGACGACACGGCGACCCCGATGCCGTGGCGGCTCGACCCCATCCCGCTACTGGTCTCGGCCGACGACTGGACCCGGCTGGAGAGCGGCCTGACACAGCGCTCGCTGGTGCTCGACGAGGTACTCACCGACGTCTACGGTCCACGCAGGCTGATCGGGTCCGGGCTGCTGCCGCCGGAGATCGTCTTCGGCAGCACCGGGTATGTGCGGGCCGCGCACGGCATCACCATTCCCGGCACGCACCAGCTGTTCCTGCACGCCTGCGACATCAGCCGCTGGAGCGACGGGCAGTTCCGGGTGCTGGCCGACTGGGCGCAGGCCCCCTCGGGCGCCGGCTACGCGCTGGCCGACCGTCGCGTCGTCGCCTCGGCCATTCCGGAGGCGTTCGAGCACGCGGGCCCGCGCCCGCTCACCCCGTTCGCCAGGGCCATGCGCTTGATGCTGGAGGAAGCCGCGCCGGAGCTGGCCGACGGCGAGGAGCCGGTCGTGGTGGTGCTGAGCCCGGGCTCGCACTCCGAAACCGCGTTCGACCAGGCCTATCTCGCGCAGATGCTGGGTTTCCCGCTGGTCGAGAGCGCCGACCTGGTGGTTCGCGACGGCGCGCTGTGGATGCGCTCGCTGGGCAGCCTGGAACGGGTCGACGTGGTGCTGCGCCGCGTGGACGCCGAGTTCTCCGATCCGCTGGACCTGCGGCCGGATTCGCGCCTCGGCGTGGTCGGGCTGGTCGAGGTGCTGCGCCGGGGCGCGGTGACGGTGGTGAACACCCTCGGCAGTGGGCTACTGGAATCGCCCGCGCTGAGCGCGTTCCTGCCCCGGATCGCGCGGTCGGTGCTCGGGGAGGATCTGCTGCTCGACGGCACGCCCGCCTACTGGGGTGGCGACGACACCGAGCGCGCGCACCTCGTCACCCACCTCGGTGACCTGGTGATCCGCTCGGCCGTCGACGGGTCGACCATCTTCGGCCCCAGCCTGGCCGCCGCCGAACGCGACGAACTCGCCGCCCGGATCGAGACGGAGCGCTGGAAGTGGGTGGGGCAGGAGCCCGCCGAGTTCTCGGTGGCCCCGGCCGTGGAAGGGGAGGCGGGGCTGGCGCCCGCGCCGGTCGGCATGCGGTTGTTCTCGCTGGCCCGGCGCGGGGGCTACACGGCCATGTCGGGTGGGCTGGGTCAGCAGCGGATGCGGCTGGAACCCACCCGCAGCGTGATCAAGGTGGCGGCCAAGGACGTGTGGGTGCGCGCCGCGCCCGCGCCCGCCGTGGCGACCGAGGTGCCGCACGAGGAGCGGTTGCGCCGGGCGATCCCGGTCGTCGACGCGATCAGCTCGCCGCGCGTGCTCAACGACCAGTTCTGGATGGGCCGCTACAGCGAGCGCGCCGAGGCGATGGTCCGGCTGCTGGCCGCGACCCACGACGTCTACCAGGACTACCGCTACCGGCCCTGGCTGGAAGGCGCCGACGCGCTGCCGATCCTGATGCGCGCCCTCTCGGTGACCACGGGCACGAACGCGCCGGAATCGGTGCTGGCCACGGTGGCGAGCTCGGGCGGCGCGCTCGTGCAGGTGCAGTCGAGCGACGGAGGGGCCTCCGCGCGCAGCGCCGGCCCCGGCTCCGACGGCGGCCAGGTCGATCCAGGTGCGGGTGGCCGGGCAACCGGATCGGCCCGACCAGGCTCCGATGGCAGCCGGGCCGATCGCGGCGCGGCGCGAAGCGATTCCGGTGACCAGGGTGTCGGCGGGAAGGACGCCGATTCGGCTCGGCGCGCCGATGACGCGCCGGATTCCACTGCGGCGGAAGAGAATTCCGAGGACACCGCCGCGTGGGAGCGTGCCGGGACCAGTGCGCTGGCACGTGCTCTGCGGACCACCGGCAGCGCTGCCGACCGGGCGCCGGAGTCGGCTGACGACGACGGCGCACGTCCGCGCGACGGGCAGAAGAAGTCCGCCGCCCGGCCGAAGGTAACCGGGAAGCCGGTCAGCGCGGAACCACGCGTCGTGGCAGGCGCGTCCGCCGAGGGCTTCCAGTACCTGGCCACCCTCACCGGCGACCGATACCTGCCCGGCTCGCTGTCCTACGCCGTGGACCACTACGGGTCGGCGGCCAGGGCGGTGCGAGACCAGCTCTCCGCCGACACCTGGATGATCCTCGGTGCCGTCGACCGCGCGCTGGCCGAATTCCGCAGCGCCAGTACCGAACAGGAGACCGCGCTGTCGTCGGTGCATTCGCTGACGCTGGCCGCGCTGCTGTCGCTGTCGGGGATCGGCGCGGAGTCGCTGGTGCGCGACACCGGCTGGTACGTCATGGACATCGGCAAGCGGATCGAACGCGGCCTCGCGCTGACCTCACTGCTGAAAGCCACGCTGTCCCAGGCCAGCCCGCCCGAGGTGGAACGGGTGGTCACCGACACGATCCTGGTCGCCGCCGAGTCGGCCGTGATCTACCGTCGCAGGCATCGTGGCTCGGCCCATGTCGCCGCGCTGGCGGGACTGCTGCTGTTCGACCCGGGCAATCCGCGCTCGCTGATCTACCAGCTCGACCGGCTGGAAGCCGACTTCCAGGCACTGCCCGGCGGCGCGGGCGCGTCGCGTTCGCAGCGGCTGCTCGCCGACGCCCAGCGCATGCTGCGCCGCGTCGACCCGGCGGACCTGGAGAACACCGACGCCGACGGTGTGCGCACCGAACTGGTGGAACTGCTGGAAGGGGTGCACTTGCGGCTGCGCAAGCTGTCGGAGTCGTTCGAGGCGACCAAGCTCGCGGTGCCGGTGAGCATCCAGCCGCTGTGGGGCAACACCAGGATGGTCGGATGAGCAGGCGCTACCAGGTGACGCACCGGACCACCTACCGCTACTCCGACGAAGTCACCAGTTCCTACGGCCGCGCCTATCTGACGCCGCGCGAGTTCACCGGGCAGCGACTGCTCGAGCACGACATCTACATCGACCCGGTGCCGTCGGACCGTTCGGTGGGCAACGACGTGTACGGCAATACCACCACGTATTTCCATGTCACCTCGGAACATCGGACGCTGGAGGTCACCGGCGAATCGCTCGTCGACGTCGACGGCGTGCCGCCCGCGTCGATCGACGGGGTGGACATCGCGTGGGAGTCGGCGCGCCCGAGCACCGGCACCGGCCCGCTCGCCGTCGAATTCACCCTCGACCTGCTGCCCCCGGAGATCACCCCGGAGGTCGTCGCCTACGCGGAGCGCAGTTTCGCGCCGGGCAGGCCGCTGCTCGACGCGGTCACCGAGCTGAACACCCGGATCCACCAGGACTTCCGGTATCGCTCCGGCTCGACCACGGTGAGCACCAGCGTCGCCGACGTGTTCGTCGCGCGCGAGGGCGTCTGCCAGGACTTCGCCCGGATCGGCGCCGCCTGCCTGCGGTCGCAGGGGCTGGC
It encodes the following:
- a CDS encoding circularly permuted type 2 ATP-grasp protein, which codes for MPDRRDTTGRERRGVLAATDAAEQFARYRAESKAGSRFDECGRPTQGYYDELVDGRGRVRSMWSELSADFVDQGIGGLGRIDHRVRRQIEDDGVTYTEVGLGDDTATPMPWRLDPIPLLVSADDWTRLESGLTQRSLVLDEVLTDVYGPRRLIGSGLLPPEIVFGSTGYVRAAHGITIPGTHQLFLHACDISRWSDGQFRVLADWAQAPSGAGYALADRRVVASAIPEAFEHAGPRPLTPFARAMRLMLEEAAPELADGEEPVVVVLSPGSHSETAFDQAYLAQMLGFPLVESADLVVRDGALWMRSLGSLERVDVVLRRVDAEFSDPLDLRPDSRLGVVGLVEVLRRGAVTVVNTLGSGLLESPALSAFLPRIARSVLGEDLLLDGTPAYWGGDDTERAHLVTHLGDLVIRSAVDGSTIFGPSLAAAERDELAARIETERWKWVGQEPAEFSVAPAVEGEAGLAPAPVGMRLFSLARRGGYTAMSGGLGQQRMRLEPTRSVIKVAAKDVWVRAAPAPAVATEVPHEERLRRAIPVVDAISSPRVLNDQFWMGRYSERAEAMVRLLAATHDVYQDYRYRPWLEGADALPILMRALSVTTGTNAPESVLATVASSGGALVQVQSSDGGASARSAGPGSDGGQVDPGAGGRATGSARPGSDGSRADRGAARSDSGDQGVGGKDADSARRADDAPDSTAAEENSEDTAAWERAGTSALARALRTTGSAADRAPESADDDGARPRDGQKKSAARPKVTGKPVSAEPRVVAGASAEGFQYLATLTGDRYLPGSLSYAVDHYGSAARAVRDQLSADTWMILGAVDRALAEFRSASTEQETALSSVHSLTLAALLSLSGIGAESLVRDTGWYVMDIGKRIERGLALTSLLKATLSQASPPEVERVVTDTILVAAESAVIYRRRHRGSAHVAALAGLLLFDPGNPRSLIYQLDRLEADFQALPGGAGASRSQRLLADAQRMLRRVDPADLENTDADGVRTELVELLEGVHLRLRKLSESFEATKLAVPVSIQPLWGNTRMVG
- a CDS encoding transglutaminase family protein, whose amino-acid sequence is MSRRYQVTHRTTYRYSDEVTSSYGRAYLTPREFTGQRLLEHDIYIDPVPSDRSVGNDVYGNTTTYFHVTSEHRTLEVTGESLVDVDGVPPASIDGVDIAWESARPSTGTGPLAVEFTLDLLPPEITPEVVAYAERSFAPGRPLLDAVTELNTRIHQDFRYRSGSTTVSTSVADVFVAREGVCQDFARIGAACLRSQGLAARYVSGYLATDPPPGKERMVGVDATHAWAAVWLPGTDETDRTGRWIAFDPTNDQFADERYVTVAWGRDYQDVPPLRGIIYTDAKQSTITVSVDVAPVEV